ACGGCCTGTGGTGCCGGATGTGTAGAGGACCATCCGAGCGGCGTCCGGATCGAGGGTGGGCAGCTCGGCGGCGTCCGGCTGATCGTCGAGCAGGGCCGAATACGACTTCGTTGAGCCGGCTTCGCCACGCAGCACCACGACTTCGGGGGCGGGGCTCATCGCGGCGGTCACCCTTTCGAGCATTGCCGCGTAGTCATGACCGCCGAATTGCTGCGGCACGAAGACCATCTTGGCTTCGACGTCGCCGAGGATGAAATGCAGATCGTGGTCACGCAGGGATGGCAGGATCGGATTCACCACCATCCCGGCCAGCGTCGCAGCCAGATAGATGACGGCGGCCTCGTGCCAGTTGGGCAGCATGAACGACACGACACTGCCGGTCGGCATGCGCGAGCACAGGGCGGCCGCCAGTCCGCTGGCTTGGGAGTACATTGTTGCGCAATCCAGCCGAATATCGTTGTCTACCAAAATTGTTCGTTGGGGCGTGGATTTCGCGGCCGTGCGCAGCGAATCGGCCAGGGTGGTGGGCGCCCACAGGCCGCGCCGGTATGCCTCCGCCGCGCGTGCGGTGTGGTCAGGGGCCCTGCCGTTCACCGGCCTAACCGTTCACGCGGTGCATGGTCATCGCGTATCGGAAGCTCGACGACAGGTGCGTATTGATCGTCACCTGAGCGACCTCGCCGTCGGATGTTTTGTAGGTTCGCTGCATCTGCAGCGCCGCCGTCCCCGGCTCAACGCCGAGGCCGTCGGCGATTTCGGGGGAGAGCAGGACCGCGGCGATCTCTTGGCGTAGTACGGCGATGCTCACGCCGAACAGGTCCTCGATCAACGGAAAAACCGGGCCGGTGTGCCGCTGCAGCAGCCTGCCGACCGCGGCGAAAGTGCGGCTTATGTAGTACTCCGTCCGGCACAACGGGACCGTCGCGCCACCGGCCTGCCGGTAACCCCGTACGGACAGCCATTGGGTGCCTGCCTCCAGCCCGGTCCGCGCGGCGAGCTCGTCGTCGATCGTCACCATCGAGTTGGACTCGATCGTCAGCTGCGCACCGGCCGCAAACTCCAGCAGGCCATCTATCGACATCGCATCCTGCGCATAGGAACTCGAGGCCGGTCGGGGAACCACCCGGGTGCCCGCGCGGGGTCGTGACGCGACCAGGTTGTCCTCGCGCAGCCGGCGCAGCGCTTCGCGAACGGTGTAACGGCTGACCGCGAACCGCTCGCACAGTTGGTGTTCGGTCGGTAGCTGAGAGCCCACCGGATAGACCCCGTCGACGATCTCTTTACGTAGCGTGCGGGCGATCTGCAGATAGCGGTGGTCGCCGGCGATAGCCTGGGGCATCATTCGGTGTCCCGCGGCGGACGCAATGCCAGGACGCTGCCCTCACCATCGGCCGAAACGTACAGCGTCCCGTCGGCGGCGGCGGTGACCCCGGCGAAGGGTCCCTGCGGCCCGGAAAACGGCGGCATCCCCTTCAACGGCTTGGGCGCCACACCCGGTGGTGGTCCCACCGGCAGCCCGGAGGCGATGCGCTGCCGGACTCCGGTGTTCAGGTTGTACGCGATCAGTTCCTTCGCGCCGGCGTCGACGATATAGAGCACCCCGTTGCGCACCGAAATACCTTGCGGCCGTTGCAAGTCGGTGACAACGGTGTCGATCCCGGATCCATTCACCCTGATCACCCGGCCGGCGCCGGCCTCCGCGACCAGGCAGGCCCCGTCCGGGTCGGTCGCGACACCGACCGGTTCACGCAGGTCGGTCGCCAGCACCTCGACGCGGCCGGCCCGCCACGACAGCACCCGCCCGGTGCCCAATTCGGCGAAGACCACGCCACCGGCGTTGACGTCCACGCCGTAGAGCTGGTCGAAACCCTCAGCCAGCACCTCATTCTCGCTGCTGGCCGGCCGATACCGAGTGACCTGGCCGCCCGAGGTCGTCACGACGAACTCGCCGGGCCCGCTGGGGGCGAGGCCGCGCAGGAAGCCGGGATAGCCCGGGCTGAACAACATACCCACGGTTTGCAACGAGCCGTCGGGCAGCGCGATATAGAAGTAGGTTCCGTCGGCGACGTACAGCTGTCCGTCGTGACCGACCGCCAGATCCAGCGGCCAGTTGAGCCCTCCGGGTAGCACGGTTCGTGTTGAGCCGTCCGGCGATATCTCGGTGACCTGACCGGTGAAGTTGGAGACCAACACCCGGTCACCGACGAAGGTACAGTTGTCCAGGCCCGGAGCGAGTTGGGCGAGCAGCTGCTGCTCGCCGGTGCGCGGGTCGATGCGTAACACCTGCCCGCTGGCCACCTGGGTCGACACGATATAGCCCTGCGCGTCGAACTTGACCGAGTCGGGCACGCCGAGATCGCGTGCGACACAATCCGGTTCGCCGCCATCGGGATCGATGCGCCAGATTTCGTTGGCGCCCATCACCGGGAAATAGAGCAGACCGTCCGGGCCGACCTCCATGGCGTTCGGGGACGGCACGTTCTCCAGCAGCACCCGCGGCGGACCGCCGCCGAGGTCGAACTCCAGTAAGCGCCCACCCGCACGGCATTCACCGATGAATAACCGGCCCCGATGAAAGGTGATGCCGTTGGCAGACGGGACATCGTCGCGCAGCACCCGGGTTCGACCGGCGGTGTCGAGCATGCTGACCCGGCCGTCCATGACCTCGGTCGCGAAAAGATTGCCACTCGCGTCGAACGCGACGTCGTCGGGCGCAATGATCTCGCCCCCCTTGGCGCTGATGGGCCCGACCTCTCCGGTCCGCGGATCCAGCGCACTGATCTGGCTCCCGGTCACCTGCGCGATGTAAATGCGCCCGTCCGGGCCGGTGCGCAGACCGTTGGCGCCGAACAACCGACTCGGCGAGGTAACCCGTGCGAGTTGCCAGCCCTCCGTTACTTCGGCTGGGTGAGTTCCGGAGTTCACGACCGCATACCGGGATGGCCGTGCCGCGATGGTCCTTGAAAGGGACATGTCTCGCCGAGGTCCTTCTCAGCCGGAGGGAGTGCCGGTTGGCCCGGACGTTATCAAAGCTCGTCTAGTCCAGACAATAGCTTCCGGGGCATTTTTGACGATCTTGACAGGGGTGTCTCACGATGGGAATAGTGTTCTCCAACCGGCAGAACCAGATTGTTTGTCCGGACAAAGGAAGTAATACATCGCAGTGCGGGCCGATGTTGCCCGCGGCAGACGGAAGCAGGCGATGGAGGACTCGCTCAGACTCGACGGGCGCATCGTGGTGGTTTCCGGCGCCGGCGGCGGTGGCATCGGCACCACGGTTACGGCGATGACCGCCCGGGCTGGAGCCACCGTGATCGCGGTGAGCCGCTCGAAGGAAAACCTCGACGAGCATGTCGTCCCGCTCGCTCAACAGGGGCTGGCGGTGATCCCCGTTGCCGCCGACGCGTCGACCGACGAGGGCATCGCCACGGTGATCGAGCAGGCGGGGCGTGCCGACGGCGAGCTGTACGGACTGGTCAATGTCGCCGGTGGCGCCGGACCGTCGACGTGGATGCCGTCGACCCGGGTGACCCGTGACGACTGGCGCAAGATCTTCACCGACAACTTGGAGACGGCGTTCTTCATGAGCCGGGCCGTTGCGGCCGAGCTCATCGCGCGGCAGCAGGCCGGGTCGATCGTGTCGATCTCCTCGATCAGCGGGATGAACACCGCGCCGTTTCACATCGCCTACGGAACCGCCAAGGCCGCGATCACGGCGATGACCCGCACCATGGCGCTCGAGCTGGCGGAAGCCGGAGTCCGGGTGAACGCCGTAGCGCCGGGTGTCACCGAGACCGCGGCCTCGCGCACCTATGTCGACGAGGATCCCGACCGCGATCGGCGGGCCATCGCGATGGGCCGGCGCGGGCGGCCCGAGGAGCAGGCCGGCGCGATCCTGTTCCTGCTCTCTGACTTGTCGAACTACATCACCGGTCAGACGCTGCTCGTCGATGGTGGACTCAACCTGAAATGGAGCCACCTCGACGCGGACAACACCTCGTTGTTTCTCAA
The DNA window shown above is from Mycobacterium sp. Aquia_216 and carries:
- a CDS encoding Vgb family protein, with amino-acid sequence MSLSRTIAARPSRYAVVNSGTHPAEVTEGWQLARVTSPSRLFGANGLRTGPDGRIYIAQVTGSQISALDPRTGEVGPISAKGGEIIAPDDVAFDASGNLFATEVMDGRVSMLDTAGRTRVLRDDVPSANGITFHRGRLFIGECRAGGRLLEFDLGGGPPRVLLENVPSPNAMEVGPDGLLYFPVMGANEIWRIDPDGGEPDCVARDLGVPDSVKFDAQGYIVSTQVASGQVLRIDPRTGEQQLLAQLAPGLDNCTFVGDRVLVSNFTGQVTEISPDGSTRTVLPGGLNWPLDLAVGHDGQLYVADGTYFYIALPDGSLQTVGMLFSPGYPGFLRGLAPSGPGEFVVTTSGGQVTRYRPASSENEVLAEGFDQLYGVDVNAGGVVFAELGTGRVLSWRAGRVEVLATDLREPVGVATDPDGACLVAEAGAGRVIRVNGSGIDTVVTDLQRPQGISVRNGVLYIVDAGAKELIAYNLNTGVRQRIASGLPVGPPPGVAPKPLKGMPPFSGPQGPFAGVTAAADGTLYVSADGEGSVLALRPPRDTE
- a CDS encoding SDR family NAD(P)-dependent oxidoreductase, producing the protein MEDSLRLDGRIVVVSGAGGGGIGTTVTAMTARAGATVIAVSRSKENLDEHVVPLAQQGLAVIPVAADASTDEGIATVIEQAGRADGELYGLVNVAGGAGPSTWMPSTRVTRDDWRKIFTDNLETAFFMSRAVAAELIARQQAGSIVSISSISGMNTAPFHIAYGTAKAAITAMTRTMALELAEAGVRVNAVAPGVTETAASRTYVDEDPDRDRRAIAMGRRGRPEEQAGAILFLLSDLSNYITGQTLLVDGGLNLKWSHLDADNTSLFLKDESFRAAIRRM
- a CDS encoding GntR family transcriptional regulator, with protein sequence MPQAIAGDHRYLQIARTLRKEIVDGVYPVGSQLPTEHQLCERFAVSRYTVREALRRLREDNLVASRPRAGTRVVPRPASSSYAQDAMSIDGLLEFAAGAQLTIESNSMVTIDDELAARTGLEAGTQWLSVRGYRQAGGATVPLCRTEYYISRTFAAVGRLLQRHTGPVFPLIEDLFGVSIAVLRQEIAAVLLSPEIADGLGVEPGTAALQMQRTYKTSDGEVAQVTINTHLSSSFRYAMTMHRVNG